In Chitinophaga nivalis, a single genomic region encodes these proteins:
- the guaA gene encoding glutamine-hydrolyzing GMP synthase → MTEKILILDFGSQYTQLIARSIRELNVYCEIKPCLQPITWDETIKGVILSGSPFSVNDEGAPNIDIAAIAAKVPVLGICYGAQMMAKNFGGEVAKSNIREYGRAFMEHTDKEEKLLYDISAKSQVWMSHSDTIKRIPAGFDIIATTENIPVAAFKSTTAAANPIFGLQFHPEVTHSLEGKQILRNFLVHICQCLQDWTPAAFVQETIEKIKTQVGDKRVVMALSGGVDSTVAAELIHKAIGKNLFCIFVDNGLLRKDEFDTVLESYKHMGLNVKGVNVKDLFYSQLNGVSDPEQKRKIIGRLFIEVFQQEATQLTDISFLGQGTIYPDVIESVSVNGPSVTIKSHHNVGGLPEKMNMQLVEPLRFLFKDEVRRVGREIGISDVFLGRHPFPGPGLAIRVLGAITPEKVQMLQEADAVYIEGLREAGLYDKVWQAGTILLPVQSVGVMGDERTYEFTVALRAVTSVDGMTADWAHLPHEFLAKMSNDIINKVKGINRVVYDISSKPPATIEWE, encoded by the coding sequence ATGACAGAAAAGATACTTATCCTCGATTTCGGCTCCCAATACACACAGCTGATTGCACGCAGCATCCGGGAACTGAATGTTTATTGCGAAATTAAACCTTGTCTCCAGCCCATTACGTGGGACGAAACGATCAAAGGTGTTATTTTATCCGGTAGTCCGTTTTCCGTAAATGACGAAGGGGCTCCCAACATTGACATCGCCGCCATAGCCGCTAAAGTACCGGTATTGGGCATCTGCTACGGCGCCCAGATGATGGCTAAAAACTTTGGTGGAGAAGTGGCGAAAAGCAACATCCGTGAATACGGCCGCGCTTTTATGGAACACACCGACAAAGAGGAAAAACTTTTATACGATATTTCTGCCAAAAGCCAGGTATGGATGAGTCACTCCGACACCATCAAACGTATTCCTGCCGGTTTTGATATCATCGCTACTACAGAAAATATTCCCGTTGCTGCCTTCAAAAGCACTACTGCAGCGGCCAATCCAATATTCGGTCTGCAGTTCCACCCGGAAGTAACACACTCCCTGGAAGGCAAACAGATTCTCCGCAACTTCCTCGTACACATCTGCCAGTGCCTGCAAGACTGGACCCCGGCGGCTTTTGTACAGGAAACCATCGAAAAAATCAAAACACAGGTTGGCGATAAAAGAGTGGTAATGGCACTCAGCGGCGGGGTAGATTCTACCGTAGCAGCTGAACTCATCCACAAAGCCATTGGCAAAAACCTGTTCTGTATCTTCGTAGATAACGGTCTCTTACGTAAAGATGAATTTGACACCGTACTGGAGTCTTATAAGCACATGGGCCTGAACGTAAAAGGCGTGAATGTAAAAGATCTCTTCTACAGTCAGCTCAATGGCGTATCCGATCCGGAACAGAAACGTAAAATAATCGGCCGCCTGTTCATCGAGGTATTCCAGCAGGAAGCTACCCAGCTGACTGATATTTCCTTCCTCGGACAAGGTACCATCTATCCGGATGTAATCGAATCCGTTTCTGTAAACGGCCCTTCCGTTACCATCAAATCCCACCACAACGTAGGTGGCTTACCGGAAAAAATGAACATGCAGCTGGTAGAACCTTTGCGCTTCCTCTTTAAAGATGAAGTACGCCGCGTAGGCCGCGAAATAGGTATCAGCGATGTTTTCCTCGGTCGTCATCCGTTCCCGGGCCCTGGTCTTGCGATCCGCGTACTGGGTGCTATCACCCCTGAGAAAGTGCAGATGCTGCAGGAAGCAGATGCTGTATATATCGAAGGACTGCGTGAAGCTGGCTTGTATGATAAAGTATGGCAGGCAGGTACCATCCTGTTGCCGGTACAAAGTGTAGGTGTAATGGGCGATGAACGTACCTACGAATTCACCGTGGCACTGCGTGCAGTTACCTCTGTAGATGGTATGACCGCTGACTGGGCACACCTCCCGCACGAATTCCTGGCTAAAATGTCCAACGACATTATTAACAAGGTAAAAGGCATTAACCGGGTTGTATACGATATCAGTTCCAAACCACCCGCAACGATCGAGTGGGAATAA
- a CDS encoding head GIN domain-containing protein: MQMKLFLYYAFTGIMVCTVLNACNVVNRNQIKGSGHIVKEERTVPAFHKIKVEGSIDVYLSQGAAKPAVIEAEDNIIPLVEIVEEDGKLIIRQRRNTHINTRKSISVYLTTPDVDEAGVSGSGDIKLVDKFNAKEKMILSLSGSGNISGQVNAPLIKASITGSGDMSLRGESRDLSLTIAGSGDFKGTELLAENVNVNIAGSGNADVYASVSLDVKVAGSGDVRYKGSPQISSSIAGSGSVTKK, from the coding sequence ATGCAAATGAAATTATTCCTGTACTATGCCTTCACGGGTATCATGGTATGTACTGTTTTGAACGCCTGCAACGTTGTCAACCGAAATCAGATTAAAGGCAGTGGTCATATTGTAAAAGAAGAACGCACAGTTCCCGCTTTCCATAAAATTAAAGTAGAAGGCAGTATCGATGTATACTTGTCACAGGGGGCAGCCAAACCAGCTGTGATAGAGGCGGAAGATAACATTATTCCCCTGGTGGAAATTGTGGAAGAAGACGGAAAACTGATTATACGCCAGCGGCGCAATACCCATATCAATACCCGTAAGAGCATCAGCGTATACCTGACAACGCCGGACGTAGACGAAGCGGGGGTATCCGGTTCGGGCGATATTAAGCTGGTAGATAAGTTTAATGCCAAGGAAAAGATGATCCTGAGCCTGTCTGGTTCCGGTAACATCAGCGGGCAGGTGAATGCCCCGTTGATAAAAGCGTCTATTACCGGTTCTGGCGATATGAGTCTGAGGGGCGAAAGCCGGGATCTGAGTCTGACAATTGCCGGTAGTGGCGATTTTAAAGGCACTGAGCTTTTGGCAGAAAATGTAAATGTGAATATTGCCGGTAGTGGTAATGCAGATGTTTATGCAAGTGTTAGCCTGGATGTAAAAGTGGCTGGTTCGGGTGATGTCCGGTATAAGGGAAGTCCTCAGATATCCTCTTCCATAGCGGGTTCCGGCTCTGTTACCAAGAAATAG
- a CDS encoding beta-ketoacyl-ACP synthase III has protein sequence MKEVYITRLSKFLPNKPVENEEMESILGMVDGKASRARLKILGNNKIKTRYYSLDEQGRSTHSNAQMTAAAVAELFDEQFPISKLQLLACGTTSPDQLLPNHAAMVHGILQCQPVELIAATGACAAGMQAFKYAWMSIRCGNTSNAVSTGSEKFSAWMLAKKFQPEAENLKSLDENPIIAFEKDFLRWMLSDGASAALFQDKPNETGLSLRVDWVEIASYAHELETCMYAGAIKQPDGSTTGWIDMTPEEWAQHSVFSFKQDTRLLGKNIVPSGAKMWKELVERYNINLDEIDFFLPHLSSEFFRLKIDEEITRLGVPIPLEKWFTNLANVGNVGTASPYLMLEELMSTGRFKKGQKVVMMVPESARFSYAYAHITVV, from the coding sequence ATGAAGGAAGTTTATATTACCAGGCTATCTAAATTTTTGCCTAACAAGCCTGTTGAAAATGAAGAAATGGAGAGCATCCTCGGAATGGTTGATGGAAAAGCTTCCCGTGCACGTTTAAAGATCCTGGGGAATAACAAGATCAAAACCCGTTATTACTCCCTCGACGAACAGGGCAGGTCTACGCACTCCAATGCACAGATGACTGCAGCCGCCGTAGCAGAATTGTTTGATGAACAATTTCCTATCAGCAAACTGCAGTTACTGGCCTGTGGTACCACTTCTCCTGATCAGTTATTACCTAACCATGCCGCTATGGTACATGGTATCCTGCAATGCCAGCCGGTAGAGCTGATTGCAGCTACCGGTGCGTGTGCAGCAGGTATGCAGGCATTCAAATACGCCTGGATGTCTATTCGTTGTGGTAATACCAGTAATGCGGTGAGTACAGGTTCTGAGAAATTTTCTGCCTGGATGCTGGCAAAGAAATTTCAACCGGAAGCGGAAAATCTGAAAAGCCTGGATGAAAATCCTATCATCGCTTTTGAAAAGGATTTCCTGCGCTGGATGTTGTCTGATGGCGCCAGTGCCGCACTTTTCCAGGATAAACCTAACGAAACAGGATTATCCCTGCGGGTAGACTGGGTAGAAATTGCTTCCTATGCACATGAACTGGAAACCTGTATGTATGCCGGTGCGATCAAACAACCGGATGGCAGCACCACCGGCTGGATCGATATGACACCGGAAGAGTGGGCGCAGCACAGTGTATTCTCCTTCAAACAAGACACCCGTTTACTGGGTAAAAATATTGTTCCTTCCGGCGCTAAAATGTGGAAAGAACTGGTAGAACGTTATAATATCAATCTGGATGAAATAGATTTCTTCCTGCCGCATCTGTCTTCTGAATTCTTCCGGTTAAAAATCGATGAAGAAATCACCCGTCTTGGTGTACCTATTCCGCTGGAAAAATGGTTTACCAACCTGGCGAATGTAGGCAACGTGGGTACGGCATCGCCTTACCTGATGCTGGAAGAACTGATGAGCACCGGCCGCTTTAAGAAAGGGCAGAAGGTGGTGATGATGGTGCCGGAAAGTGCCCGTTTTTCATATGCTTATGCACACATCACTGTGGTGTAA
- a CDS encoding BtrH N-terminal domain-containing protein, whose product MNNTIFHHKQTAHCESGVISNLLGHHGLKISEPMAFGIGAGLFFAHLPFIKVNGVPGTTYRIWPGAISQRVCKRLGVKMEAAKFSTPAKGMAALDDVIEAGIPVGLLSSVYYLPYFPASYRFHFNAHNLVVYGKKEGQYLVSDPVMDTVTEIDPDSLVQARFAKGFPAPKGKMYYPVHVPANASFRQPIKEGIQQTCHYMLKVPLPMFGVSGIRFLANRVKSYPEKVGDRKATLYLGNVIRMQEEIGTGGAGFRFLYAAFLQEAAEMLQKDELGKLAGELTKTGDLWRNFAFAAGRVCKSRAADTVSYKDLSEMLLQCAASEDAFFRKLAQVKW is encoded by the coding sequence ATGAACAATACAATCTTCCATCACAAACAAACCGCACACTGCGAAAGCGGGGTTATTTCCAACCTGCTGGGGCACCATGGTTTGAAGATCAGCGAACCGATGGCCTTCGGTATCGGCGCGGGTCTTTTTTTCGCTCATTTGCCTTTTATTAAGGTAAATGGCGTACCCGGCACCACCTACCGGATATGGCCAGGCGCTATTTCCCAACGCGTGTGTAAGCGGCTGGGTGTAAAGATGGAGGCAGCAAAATTTTCTACCCCGGCAAAAGGGATGGCCGCACTCGATGACGTCATTGAAGCCGGTATTCCGGTAGGACTGCTGTCCAGTGTATATTACCTGCCTTATTTCCCTGCTTCCTATCGTTTTCACTTCAATGCCCATAACCTCGTGGTATATGGTAAAAAAGAGGGGCAATACCTGGTGAGTGATCCGGTGATGGATACCGTTACGGAAATAGATCCGGACAGCCTGGTGCAGGCCCGTTTTGCCAAAGGATTTCCGGCTCCCAAAGGAAAAATGTACTATCCGGTACACGTACCGGCTAATGCATCATTCCGGCAGCCTATTAAAGAAGGTATTCAACAGACTTGTCATTATATGCTGAAAGTACCCTTACCCATGTTTGGTGTAAGTGGTATCCGTTTCCTGGCCAACCGGGTGAAATCCTATCCGGAAAAAGTGGGCGACCGCAAAGCTACCCTGTACCTGGGTAATGTGATCCGTATGCAGGAAGAAATTGGTACCGGCGGCGCCGGATTCCGTTTCCTGTATGCCGCATTTTTACAGGAAGCTGCAGAGATGCTGCAAAAAGACGAGTTGGGAAAACTGGCAGGAGAACTCACCAAAACCGGTGATCTCTGGCGTAACTTTGCCTTTGCCGCCGGACGTGTATGTAAAAGCAGGGCTGCAGATACCGTGTCTTATAAAGACCTCAGTGAAATGCTGCTGCAATGCGCCGCTTCCGAAGACGCATTTTTCCGTAAACTGGCACAGGTAAAATGGTAA
- a CDS encoding ABC transporter ATP-binding protein produces the protein MFSIAVNELYKTYKGALGPTLQGLSFAFPEGKIAGLLGPNGAGKTTTISILCGLVRGDNGEVMIHGKKQDAANRETIKQIIGIVPQQIALYPQLSAVENLTYFGNLYGFKGKPLLQKIMHYLELFGLEKSAHKEIHKYSGGMKRRANIIAAILHDPRLLILDEPTAGVDVQSRSMILQFLREYNRQGASILYTSHLLEEAQSLCEEVVIMDEGKMIVQGNPLRLIAEHPHCRNLEDVFLHFTGQALRD, from the coding sequence ATGTTCAGCATCGCTGTAAATGAATTATATAAAACCTACAAAGGTGCACTGGGCCCTACTTTGCAAGGACTCTCCTTCGCATTTCCGGAAGGGAAAATAGCCGGCTTGCTGGGACCTAACGGCGCCGGTAAGACCACTACCATTTCCATTTTATGCGGACTGGTAAGAGGCGACAACGGTGAAGTAATGATTCACGGTAAAAAACAGGACGCCGCCAACCGGGAAACAATCAAACAAATCATTGGTATTGTTCCTCAGCAGATAGCCCTGTATCCACAGTTATCAGCGGTAGAAAACCTGACCTATTTTGGTAACCTGTATGGCTTTAAAGGGAAACCCCTTTTACAGAAAATCATGCATTACCTGGAATTATTCGGACTCGAAAAGAGTGCCCATAAAGAAATTCATAAATACTCCGGTGGTATGAAACGGCGGGCTAATATCATTGCAGCCATCCTGCATGATCCTCGTTTGCTGATACTGGATGAACCTACTGCCGGTGTAGATGTACAATCACGTAGCATGATCCTGCAATTCCTGCGCGAATATAACCGGCAGGGTGCCAGTATCCTGTATACTTCCCATCTGCTGGAAGAAGCACAATCTCTGTGTGAAGAAGTGGTGATTATGGATGAAGGTAAAATGATAGTACAGGGAAATCCGCTGCGGCTGATTGCCGAACATCCGCATTGCCGCAACCTGGAAGATGTATTTCTGCATTTTACCGGACAGGCGTTAAGAGACTGA
- a CDS encoding ABC transporter permease: MLRLLATIRKEWQLLLRDKTGLLLLFVMPVVLITVMALIQDAPFKDFQDVKFDILTVDNDHGRLGRQIKEGLATGGQFNIIDSLNGQPVTAAAARELVNNGTYKISIIVPAGATAAIVSNANRIVNDITHRMGMSVSLPVKLKADSLNVIIYFDPAAKKAFKGAVHQALDNFLTQVETEMLLDRIRQQLRQKDAPAATTDTLPIRLQAVGLEEHATGTGKQLDVISNSVQHNVPAWSIFAMFFIVIPIAGNMIREREDGSLLRMKLIPGSYLAILTGKMLFFVGICVLQFYLMMLVGIYVMPWLHLPQLAMGQHPDATFLVAAGIGLAATAYGILIGTIFKTPNQALNFGAISIVILSAIGGIWIPLEVMPGNMQVIGHLSPLSWGLDAINDIYLRNGDISYVWKNVLRLTGTGMCMLAIAGWVEKRRMN; this comes from the coding sequence ATGTTAAGATTACTGGCCACCATAAGAAAAGAATGGCAACTGCTGTTAAGAGATAAAACAGGTTTATTACTCCTGTTTGTCATGCCGGTGGTGTTGATTACGGTAATGGCCCTGATACAGGATGCGCCTTTTAAGGACTTCCAGGATGTTAAATTCGATATTCTCACAGTCGACAATGACCATGGCCGCCTGGGGCGTCAGATAAAAGAAGGGTTGGCTACCGGTGGTCAGTTCAACATTATTGATTCCCTGAATGGCCAACCGGTGACAGCTGCGGCTGCGCGGGAGCTGGTGAACAATGGCACGTATAAAATCAGCATCATTGTACCTGCCGGCGCAACGGCGGCTATTGTCAGCAATGCTAACCGTATTGTGAATGATATTACACACCGGATGGGCATGTCAGTATCCTTGCCGGTAAAGCTGAAAGCGGATAGCCTGAATGTCATTATCTATTTTGATCCGGCTGCCAAGAAAGCGTTCAAAGGCGCCGTACATCAGGCGCTGGATAATTTTCTTACCCAGGTAGAAACGGAGATGTTGCTGGACCGCATCCGGCAGCAATTACGACAGAAAGATGCACCGGCTGCCACTACAGATACCTTACCTATCCGCCTGCAGGCAGTAGGCCTGGAAGAACATGCCACCGGCACCGGTAAACAGCTGGATGTTATTTCCAATTCTGTTCAACATAATGTACCAGCCTGGAGCATCTTCGCTATGTTTTTTATCGTGATTCCCATTGCCGGTAATATGATCCGGGAAAGGGAAGATGGCAGCCTGTTGCGGATGAAACTGATACCAGGTTCCTACCTGGCTATTCTGACGGGTAAGATGTTGTTTTTCGTGGGCATATGTGTGCTGCAGTTTTACCTGATGATGTTGGTGGGTATTTATGTGATGCCCTGGCTGCACCTGCCGCAACTGGCCATGGGGCAACATCCGGATGCTACCTTCCTGGTGGCTGCAGGTATCGGGTTGGCGGCAACTGCCTATGGTATCCTGATTGGTACGATTTTTAAAACACCTAACCAGGCGTTGAACTTTGGCGCCATCTCTATCGTGATCCTTTCTGCTATTGGTGGTATCTGGATTCCGTTGGAAGTTATGCCGGGTAATATGCAGGTCATCGGACATCTGTCGCCGCTCAGCTGGGGACTGGATGCCATCAATGATATTTATCTCCGGAACGGAGATATCAGCTACGTGTGGAAGAATGTGCTGCGTTTGACCGGCACTGGTATGTGTATGCTGGCGATAGCGGGCTGGGTAGAAAAAAGAAGAATGAACTGA
- a CDS encoding phosphopantetheine-binding protein yields the protein MEELKKKLKEQIIESLNLQDTKPEDIDDNAPLFGEGLGLDSIDSLELMVLLERQYHIKVEDPREGRKILQSVQSMAAFIQSKQPA from the coding sequence ATGGAAGAATTAAAAAAGAAACTGAAAGAGCAGATCATCGAATCTTTGAATCTGCAGGATACCAAACCCGAAGATATTGATGACAATGCGCCTTTATTTGGAGAAGGACTTGGACTCGATAGTATTGATTCCCTGGAACTGATGGTGTTACTGGAAAGACAATACCATATCAAGGTAGAAGATCCACGTGAAGGACGTAAAATCCTGCAGTCTGTTCAGTCAATGGCTGCATTTATCCAATCAAAACAACCAGCGTAA
- a CDS encoding beta-ketoacyl-[acyl-carrier-protein] synthase family protein: MSERVFITGIGMITAIGDNVAGNLQNLRLQRSGLGYSSYIDTIYKSVLPVAEVKQDNASLFAMAGIPETGGYTRTTLLGMVAMREALQHAGITDVQSAPTGFVNASTVGGMCDTEKWYFDIINPEKEGDFIQYIDTLDCADCTQRIADIVGFSEHIATISTACSSSANALMFGARMIKQGLLPRMVCGGTEALTRFTLNGFNSLKNIDKQFCRPFDQQRTGLNLGEGAAYLVLEGETFARANNSRILGELSGYCNTNEAFHPTSPSPDGDGAYEAMKTALAMSGRTLDEVQYINVHGTATLNNDVSEGKALERLFGTEVPLFSSTKPFTGHTLAAAGAIEAIYSLLAIQHNLVFPNLHFSERMEELSITPVTELMEGQSVNNVISNSFGFGGNNASLVISKYEG, encoded by the coding sequence ATGTCGGAAAGAGTGTTCATAACAGGGATAGGAATGATTACCGCTATCGGTGATAATGTAGCCGGAAATTTGCAGAACCTGCGGTTGCAGCGAAGTGGGCTGGGTTATTCCAGTTATATTGATACGATCTACAAATCGGTATTGCCGGTGGCAGAAGTGAAACAGGATAATGCGTCGCTGTTTGCCATGGCCGGTATCCCGGAAACAGGCGGATATACCCGTACCACGCTGCTGGGAATGGTAGCCATGCGGGAAGCCCTGCAACATGCAGGCATCACGGATGTACAGTCTGCGCCTACTGGTTTTGTGAATGCCAGTACCGTAGGCGGCATGTGTGATACGGAGAAATGGTATTTTGATATTATCAATCCCGAAAAAGAAGGTGATTTTATTCAATACATAGATACCCTGGATTGCGCAGACTGTACACAACGTATAGCCGATATCGTAGGATTCAGTGAGCATATTGCCACGATCAGCACTGCCTGTTCTTCTTCCGCAAATGCATTGATGTTTGGTGCACGTATGATCAAACAGGGGCTGCTGCCCCGGATGGTATGCGGTGGTACCGAAGCGCTCACCCGCTTTACACTCAATGGTTTCAACTCGCTAAAAAACATAGACAAACAATTCTGTCGTCCGTTTGATCAGCAAAGAACAGGATTAAACCTGGGCGAAGGAGCGGCTTACCTGGTACTGGAAGGAGAAACCTTTGCCCGTGCCAACAACAGCCGTATTCTGGGAGAACTGAGCGGTTACTGTAATACCAACGAAGCATTTCATCCCACCTCTCCCTCTCCGGATGGAGATGGCGCTTATGAAGCCATGAAAACGGCGCTGGCCATGAGTGGCAGAACACTGGACGAAGTACAATACATCAATGTACATGGCACCGCTACCCTGAACAATGACGTGTCGGAAGGCAAGGCACTGGAACGTTTATTCGGAACGGAAGTTCCCTTGTTCAGTTCCACCAAACCTTTTACCGGCCACACCCTGGCAGCTGCCGGTGCTATTGAAGCCATCTATTCCCTGCTGGCTATACAACACAACCTGGTATTCCCGAACCTCCATTTCTCCGAAAGAATGGAAGAATTGTCCATCACACCTGTCACGGAACTAATGGAAGGGCAATCTGTTAATAATGTTATTTCAAACTCATTTGGATTTGGGGGCAACAATGCTTCCCTGGTGATCAGCAAATATGAAGGGTAA
- a CDS encoding beta-ketoacyl synthase chain length factor translates to MAAISPQDTFDGNIFSAPLVHTNSNRFSCVEPDYKPFIPANSLRRMTRVLKIGLTTALKCIQESGITTPGPIVTGTGKGSLQDTERFIREIVQYEETALNPTPFIQSTYNSVNGLIALQQKCTAYNNTFVHRGFSFENALLDSMLLIQEGAAHTLTGAFEEITAEHFYIKSRIGCWKQEPVDSRELYTHLSPGTIAGEGAVFFTLTGTPTPQSYAAISGFRMLYKPTTDKLAAALQAFAPEADLIITGCNGDSNHAHFYETLDRSFPGIPQLPFKHLCGEYDTAGAFGLWLAAHIIKDQQVPQQWYPTLPPLPAGINKVLFYNHFYGEQHVMILLERVS, encoded by the coding sequence ATGGCGGCTATTTCCCCGCAGGATACTTTTGACGGGAACATTTTTTCAGCGCCGCTGGTGCATACAAACAGTAACCGGTTTAGCTGTGTTGAACCAGACTATAAGCCGTTTATACCGGCCAATAGCCTGCGTCGCATGACCAGGGTCCTGAAAATAGGACTCACCACGGCACTCAAATGCATACAGGAAAGTGGTATCACTACGCCAGGACCGATTGTAACCGGTACCGGTAAAGGTAGCCTGCAGGACACCGAACGGTTTATCCGGGAAATTGTACAGTATGAAGAAACCGCCCTGAATCCGACTCCTTTTATACAATCTACCTACAATTCTGTCAACGGGCTGATAGCCTTGCAACAGAAGTGTACCGCCTATAACAACACCTTTGTACATCGTGGTTTTTCTTTCGAAAATGCATTACTGGACAGCATGTTGCTGATTCAGGAGGGAGCTGCACATACGCTTACCGGTGCTTTCGAAGAAATTACTGCGGAACATTTTTATATCAAAAGCAGAATTGGTTGCTGGAAACAGGAACCAGTAGACAGCCGGGAACTGTATACCCATTTATCTCCCGGTACCATAGCCGGTGAAGGCGCTGTATTTTTTACCCTAACGGGAACGCCTACCCCACAAAGTTATGCCGCTATCTCCGGATTCAGGATGTTGTACAAACCAACTACAGATAAGCTGGCGGCAGCATTGCAGGCCTTTGCGCCTGAAGCAGACCTGATTATTACCGGTTGCAATGGCGACAGCAATCATGCACATTTTTATGAAACCCTGGATCGCTCTTTCCCGGGTATTCCCCAGTTACCTTTCAAACATCTTTGCGGAGAGTATGATACCGCGGGTGCCTTCGGACTGTGGCTGGCAGCGCATATCATCAAAGACCAGCAGGTGCCGCAGCAGTGGTATCCCACTTTACCGCCGCTTCCTGCCGGTATCAACAAAGTATTATTCTATAATCATTTCTACGGAGAACAACATGTGATGATCCTCCTGGAAAGGGTGTCCTGA
- a CDS encoding M14 family metallopeptidase has product MRKLFAALLCLYTLSTQAQDLSTRYEKTAGQQTATYPEVIQYYQQLSKRFPQINLRTIGTTDAGFPLHLVTYSPQKDFDFNSLRKKNKRIILINNGIHPGEPDGIDASMMLLRDLATGKTRIPDNIILAVIPVYNIGGMLNRSPWYRVDQNGPDAFGFRGNAQNLDLNRDFIKADSKNARAFQQIYQLTDPDVFVDNHVSNGADYQHIMTLLTTQHNKLGGPMGTFLHETFEPGLYSLMKTKGYDLVPYVNHFGETPDSGWVEFTDVPRYSTGYTTLFHTFGFVPETHMLKPYPDRVKATYALMECFIQFTSTHSETIRELRAQTKAASISQQRFPLAWETNQQAYSLINFKGFTSGYKPSAISGLPRLYYDRSKPYERKVKFYNQATATRFVEKPAAYIIPQGWWAVIDLLKNNKVQMRPLQKDTTIYVEVYHITDYKSAAKPFEKHYLHTDIQVSSSNDSIRFRKGDYYIPMNQPANRYLIETLEPTAGDSYFAWNFFDAILGQKEGYSSYVFEDTGAAYLKEHPELQALLAKKKATDTAFNNHAAAQLAFVYKHSPYAEPEYLRYPVYRVR; this is encoded by the coding sequence ATGAGAAAACTATTTGCTGCCCTCCTATGCCTGTACACCCTATCCACACAGGCTCAGGATCTTTCTACCCGTTATGAAAAAACGGCCGGCCAACAAACCGCCACCTACCCGGAAGTTATTCAATACTATCAGCAACTCAGCAAACGCTTCCCGCAAATAAACCTTCGTACCATCGGTACCACCGACGCCGGTTTTCCCTTGCACCTGGTCACCTATTCCCCGCAAAAAGACTTCGACTTCAACAGTCTCCGTAAAAAAAATAAACGCATCATCCTCATCAATAACGGTATACATCCCGGCGAACCCGATGGCATTGATGCTTCCATGATGCTGCTCCGCGACCTGGCCACAGGTAAAACACGCATTCCCGACAACATCATACTCGCTGTTATACCCGTGTATAATATCGGCGGTATGCTCAACCGCTCCCCCTGGTACCGCGTAGACCAGAACGGACCGGATGCCTTCGGCTTCAGAGGCAATGCCCAAAACCTCGACCTCAACCGCGACTTTATAAAAGCAGATTCCAAAAATGCCCGTGCCTTCCAGCAAATCTACCAGCTGACAGACCCCGACGTATTTGTGGATAACCATGTAAGCAATGGCGCCGACTACCAGCATATCATGACCCTGCTTACTACCCAGCATAACAAACTGGGTGGCCCCATGGGCACTTTCCTGCATGAAACATTTGAACCCGGCCTGTACAGTCTCATGAAAACAAAAGGATACGACCTCGTACCCTATGTGAATCATTTCGGAGAAACGCCCGACAGCGGCTGGGTGGAATTTACGGACGTACCCCGTTATTCTACCGGCTACACGACGTTGTTCCATACTTTCGGTTTTGTACCCGAAACCCATATGCTGAAACCCTATCCGGATCGTGTAAAAGCCACCTACGCCCTGATGGAATGTTTTATACAGTTTACCAGCACCCACAGTGAAACCATCCGGGAACTGCGTGCACAAACCAAAGCTGCCTCCATCAGCCAGCAACGTTTTCCCCTGGCCTGGGAAACCAATCAGCAAGCATACAGCCTGATCAACTTCAAAGGATTTACCTCCGGTTACAAGCCCAGCGCCATCTCCGGCCTGCCCCGCCTGTATTACGACCGGAGCAAACCCTACGAGCGGAAAGTTAAATTCTACAACCAGGCAACTGCTACCCGCTTTGTGGAAAAGCCAGCGGCCTACATCATCCCGCAGGGATGGTGGGCAGTCATCGACCTGCTGAAAAATAATAAGGTGCAAATGCGGCCCCTGCAAAAGGATACCACCATCTACGTGGAAGTATATCACATCACGGATTATAAATCGGCTGCCAAACCTTTCGAAAAACATTACCTGCACACCGATATCCAGGTAAGCAGCAGCAACGATTCTATCCGGTTCCGCAAAGGAGACTATTACATCCCGATGAATCAGCCGGCAAACCGTTACCTCATCGAAACACTGGAACCTACCGCAGGTGACTCCTACTTCGCCTGGAATTTCTTTGATGCGATATTGGGACAAAAAGAAGGTTATTCTTCCTATGTTTTTGAAGATACCGGTGCTGCCTATCTGAAAGAACATCCGGAACTGCAAGCCTTACTGGCGAAGAAAAAAGCCACCGATACTGCATTCAACAACCATGCAGCAGCCCAGCTGGCGTTTGTGTACAAACACTCGCCCTACGCAGAGCCGGAATACCTGCGTTACCCGGTGTACCGGGTCAGATGA